aatagGATAGACAAAATAGATATCAAAACCATCTCTAATATACTCAGCAAGTAATTTAAGgtacaatttaataataacagagatattatgaaaagaaagtgttttattttgatgaCACAGATAAAAAGGAACCTTCACAATTACAGAACTTGGAATCCAGAAGGGATACCAAAGCTGCATGCACTTGTAGTATAATGTGAATATAaacaaattcttaatttcattaattaatgcaattaattctatagacaattgattaattttaattgaaacaatcattttgattttagtgattataatatttctataaaaagAAGATGGTAGATGAGTATAACATTAAGTTTATTTCAATCAGCATCAGATTGATATTCTTCCTCTTCTTCATCCATTTCATCTGTTTgatcatcatttaattaattgctaTATAACACATTTAATTCTTAGGCATCTTCTCTTTCGTcgaaaatcaattagaatctATTGTTTTCCAACATGTTATcgtaaaataataaatgtttcTTGTTCGGTGGCCAAGTAGATTACTCTGGTGGAGGAATCAATGTATCTATAGATAACCTAAATTAcagattaaatattcaaataccTGAAGGCATTTTCAACCATAGCAGGAATAATTCTACCCAACAAGGGAGAACTGAGTTCTAAACAAGGGTTTgtattgatttcaattaaatatggTTAGAATTTCTCATCAATCATGAAATCTAATccaaaaatttcaaaattgtaGTTTCTTTTGTAAGGCTCAATCTTATGGTATACAGACTTAATGGCATTCAAAGTGATTATCTTCAATTCTGGGTATAAATCCTTATAGAAATTCAGATGATCATTACTATGCCATTTATCAAGATATCTTTAGAATTCTGCAAAAGACAACTTGTTCCCATTTTCGTATTTTCCATAAGCCTCactatatttttgaatagcATCATTAGTTAAATGCACATACTAATTACTCACATCTTTGATATCAAATTCTTCACTCGAAGTTCTTATATAGCCTTCCTCATACCAGTAGGCTCTGATGATGCTATTTAACTGAGTTATCAAAAAGTAACACCGTATGTCAAATTTGCGTTTGTTATACAGAAAGggtttttcaatatatttttgtatCAAATAAGTAAATGGTTTGCCATTGGGATGAACCTACTTTTTGCTTacaattttatgaatttcagCTAAGGATTAACAAACAATAATTCCATTTCCTCTATTAGTAAATTCTCCTGGCTTCACTATCCAAATATTGTTTCCCTTCCTTATAAATAGATCTAAAATacttctatttataatattccaTAAACTATTGATATTACTTATCTTTGGTTCCAGAAACATGGAAAGTCATAGGTAAATGAAGAGATAACTCCTGTTttgttaattcataataCTTCTTCATATTATGGAACATGGCTTTCTTATTACCCAGATGATAATTTCTCTCAATATGATTGTGAATCTAAATAGTTAAATGATAGATTACTTTATTTACattctcaattatttttaactcCTTCTTTTCAGCATACTTAATAAAACTTTAGATGGACTTATCCATTGATTTCAGTTCATTAACATCCTATTCtacaatcaatttttttattggatCATCGAATGTTCCAaacttttgaatttatttattactttttggGGATTTCtgttttttttatctttttaaatcTGCAAATGTTGAAGATAGggattttaatctattaatggAAGGATCTTTACTCCATTCTTATAGATTCATAAATTGTGGAACCTTAATCTACGTccatataaaatttaattccttATATTCAGCCTCTTGATTTAGATTCCACCACCATCTAGATTTAaacaattcttttattaataaactattatttccttttcccactttgaattttaattcaatcacACCCTCAGATGgttaaacataaaaattaCTTTGCGAAGCaactataaaaatcaaatagtgATAACTCAGTAATTTCATTTAGAACAATTATTCTCTGcttaatgaagaataatcTGTTAGTGAAAATCtgaaattttgatttgtCTTCATTGcttattatgatatatttttgattttagtcTAAGGGGATTGAtatcttttcttttaaacTGAACGAGTATTAAAATCCCTCTTTTCAACAAAAGATTTTGAGGATTCTCGTTCCTTTTCTTGAGACCATGctttatttctaattgacTATTGATcttgcaatttaaatttctttatttgcATCCCCATTATTCTCATATGATTCTCATGTGCAACTTCATTAACCTTCTGTTACATTCCTCCTAAtatgttttataaaattagctTAGTTTTATCATTCTCTAAAGCATTCTTCATCTTAGAATTTGacctttttaattctttcagATTTGCCTTCCTTTCTTCAACTAAATCATCATTGCTTGtttgtaatttattctacatattataaaatttatctatatttGATAGGATTAATTCCTCCTATTTAAACTCAGAGAATACTAAACTATAGGACTAATCCTTTTAATGAGATGATCTTCTCAATGCTAccttattaattcaaaagtgAATACATTCAAATTGCTGTTTCTTTATGGCCTACAAGGCTCTAGGTAAAGAAATGTGTCTCTTCTCATTCGGTCTTAGTTTTTAAGGTATGTGTTATATAAcgattctttattatttgtttcttTGTAGTTGATTGTACTTATAACATGATCTTGCGACAAAAGCTGTCATGGGATGAATGGGAGTCGGATTAAATAGACCTTATAGCTATGGTGTATTTGGAAATATAGCTAAATCTCTTTGCATTATTAAAAcagcaatttatttatataataaataaatgcatATAGATGGCCGAGATTAAtccaaattcatttttttaatttgcagtaaatattcatcattagtatcataagaattaattagtattcaTGAAATCTCAGTTGTTCTCTTTAAATAAACattacataataaatatatttttaattattaatggaagaatatattaatactCTCAAGAAAACCGTCGATTAGGAAAGATCATCTAAAAGACATGTTTAATAGGTTGCTTAActagaaattaaaagaatgttTAAGTTTGATCCAGATACTTAGTTGTAAAAGTAAATGAAATAGTTTgatgtaaaatttatatataatgaaGATTCTTCTCGAAAATAAACAGTGGAATGGAAATTTACGATTTGTCAACTTTCAAGGGaactttaaaattgaatattggatttatattgaaaaacaattaagatTTTGTGATCAgttgaaaaaaatgaaatttactAAATCAAAGTTAGGTTTAGAACATCTTTAgcttttattgaaattgctTATTTGGCTACAACCTTAAGGgatagaaattgaatttaatcataatgaACTTGATGATCATACTCTCAACGACTTCActcttgaattaattaaaagcaaattaaatttaaaatatgtaaGTACTCTCAATATACTTAGTTActtatatcaaataatccTGGTATATTTAGAGGTAAATACTTACAAAACTTATCTGATTgcttagaaaaataattaactttaaatttaagcatCAATCATTAAtacaaatcaattattttatacaataaaagattatttgACGAAAAGAATTACTCATACAtctaaaagaaattgaaaagaatgaaatatcactcttttaatttaagtaactgctttaatgaataaaattattaagggtttgaatatttgatatcTACTTGTTATAGTGAATCAGCCTTAGAAACTATCTCTGAACTTAATATTTCCAATAACTATCTTGGTCCCAATACACTTATAGAATCATTATTTGTTAGCTTAGCAAAGGCTAAGGGacttttaaaattaggattaaacaacttaaattaattaacccAATCTAATTGCAAAGCATTAATTGGTAATCGTTATTCTTATCTAAGACTATTGGAACttgatttatcaaataattcctAAATTGATGAATCTGCATTACAGATTCTCTTAGATGAAATTATATCTAAGTCTTGTAAGTATTTTGCCTTTGAAAATACCTTTTAAAATAGCGAATCACTTTTAGCTAAATTGTACCATTTTGCTTAAGCTtttagaaatagaattaaataaggaGAAAGGTTGAATTTGGAATCTATCGATTTGAGCACAATCGAAATTATATAGTAATATGATTTACTagaagatttattaaaatttgtgGTTTTTAATCCTTTTAGCAATGTTAAGAGTTTAGTAATCAATTCATTAACTGATGGGATCTGTTAAAGTTACATTAATGCAATCTAAAACTGTAAAAAGTAATACAGAACagcttaataattaaacttacAATCAATAActataaaaaagtaaaatcaACAATTAGGAGAGGaggtattaaaataattatggaataatttgttttttacttaagaaaaagaatttatttcaatttaaacatTATGTTTTAGTTCACGCAGCTTTGAATTAGACTCAAATTGctttacattttaataatatttaaattcattggATGTATATAGAACTTTTAGTTTGAAGAACCTTATCATTAAGAATACTTTTGTAACTGATAAATTAACAGAGAAAATACTTTAAGTGTTTTTGGCATAAAGGACATTTGATTTGGaaacattataatttaaagaagacAACTTTAATGATACGATATACTTTGACTAAATCCTTTTGCAGagtaaatttttagaaaattaatctgatataaaattctttactTTAAAAAAGCTAGATCTTCAAATTGTTggattataaatgaatatatcaTTGTTTTTAAAATGCTTTATCACTAATAGTTAAGTGAAATTAAACTAGATCAGTCTTGCTAACTTAAGTTTAACTTATGATTAACTCTCTCATGAGCATTATGTATCACCTGTCAAAGATGACAATTTTGATTTGTAAACTGTAAAATTTAAGGACAATActgatataaataataaagcaattaaaatattttctgaGTATTGCATTTTCAATTAGTTTCTGGATTTGTAATATCTGTAGATAAGCGAGTTCGAATATGATATggatttatcattttaatttgactCATTAAAGAAACTATGtctttatcataaatttaagaaattcgATTTaccattaaaaattattttagctTCTCCAAAACTAGAGGAagtaaatttcaaaaaagttGATATCAATGAggatttatcaaaatctctcagcaaatattttttatagcGTCAGTAATAGGAAGAGCaaggaaaataattattttatttcataactaaattatcatttattgaatGTAATTTCTCTAGTGaagtattataattcttttttcttgATCCTCATTgtgatttagaataattatcaatcatCTAATGTAAAGGTTTTGAGAAAACTTTGGACAAATTAGTTGCAGGGCTGAAAGATTCTTAATAACtcattaaatcataattaactgttttaataatgaaaaaattgaaattataaaaaaatatcaaagcatttttacaatttttagaGTATGTTTGCTTTAATTAGGAACAGATAGAAGAAAAGGACTTAAGGTgtcaattagaataattagttttatcAAACTGTTctttaaatgatgaatttttttaagggttaatagatttaatatcaaCTTGCATTGAATAAGAgcaaatatcaaaaaagtttttaaaatgtattgatttttctgataataattaaataaaaagtactTTATGGAGGAAAGTaatatattgtttatatGTAGTTTTATCAATTGATAATGTCGAAAGAATTTTAGCAATAGAAAAAGACAAAAATCTTAGTATAACATactgatttttaataataagaacaGAGATTACATGGTTTCATCGAATAAAACCAGTTAAATTTAcaagataaaatataattggcacctgaaaaatttatataatcacCTCCTCCAAGAGTCTAAGAGATGgctttaaaattctttactgaatttgaaaatgaaaaagagaaaactaattattattatagaatgtTGGCTGGTTTAGTTTATTATCCAAAAAgcaagattaataatttaaaaataagcGATGTAGATCTAGATTTATTTACAAGTATTTCTGAAAAGATTCTTATACAATCAGATCTtcaaattaaagataaaaaataagcaTTCACaagcattaaaaaaatttctctctcttctattaaatttaatgattccTTAAATACATAAtccttttattcattatttattaataatttagtatcTTTAAAAATTGCTGATGCTCAAAGTGGATTTATAGAGGGATTACTCAactttttagataaatttgaaggaaaattaaaaataactaaattacaTCTCATAAGGGTAGATGAATaccttaattaaaattaatccaatCAATTCCTAAAGGACATAATCTTTGGGCAAAAGCttccaataaaataattaaagatttcagaatccatataatttaaagatgatGACAGATTTGTTAAGCAAAATCTTGGCGATTGGacttcattaatataaaaattaattttcaagatCGAGAACAAAGATTCATTCCAATTCCTTcaatcattttctaaatatctGTTAGAGAGTTAAAAGTTACAACATTTTGAAATCGAATGCCCTTAAAGTGGTAgcttattatttgataatgttgatttaattaatagtataCCTAAGTTAAATGTGCTTAAACTTAAAACAGTTGTAGATTTAACTCccaaattattagaatatatttcttaaaattcgACAAccttataagaaattaaattttcaagtctaagaatctaaaatataaaagaaacCATGGCATGGTTTAATAATGCAGAATCAATTgcattaaattgtaaattaataactaaaatgGAAGAAATAGGTGAGGATGAATaggataaaattatataaaatttcttgagtaataagatattttaatggTAATAACttgaatataaatcatttaaaggATTGCAAAAGTTCAACAATAAACATCTAagtgataattttaaaaatttgattagacTTGAAATTAATgcttaatttgaattaagcTCTCACAAAAAGATCTCAAATGATTTCCTATTGTATATATCgaagtatttaatttataacgaagaatctaaattaaaagaatttattttagtgtAATGCAATATTACAGTAAcataaatctttaaattaataaactaagCAGAAGAATATTGTGAAAATGTTGGAAAGCCTCTATCTTTAACGCGCTTCACTTTAAGCAAATCTCAAAATATTGACGAAGAAGCATTCCAAGAATTAAGTCgctatttgatattttttcaGTATATCAAATTAGAGAGGCTTGAATTAGTGtaacttaatttatcaaactaaatgatttaaaactTGATTGAAACTAGCAAAGAATGGTTATAGTATCAGAAATAGAAggtatttgaatttaaatgtttaaatttttcttataatgATACCTTTGGATCAGTAGAAACTTGGGAGTCTTTATGTAAGACGTTTTTCTTTAGTGAATATACACCTATGTTAACTCATCTGTTTTTAAATGGAATGGATATTAAGAATCATATTGCAAAGTTGATTGCTAATTGTgcattctaattttttaaaagataGGGTTTAAATTATCAGCATCCTTTGAAGGAGATCAATTTCTCATAAAATAGATCCTTAAATGAAATAGGATGGTATTTTCTAAGCAAATACTTCTTTTTTCATATTTGTgtagaattaaaagatataGATGTTACGGATtgtgaattaaatgaagaaaataaaattaaatagtttatggCTCCTATCTATGAAAGGGTTAAGTAATTTGGAAACAtaggaatattaaaatttagaagtgACAATATTCACTTAAAAAATTTGTTGTATAAAGTGAATACTATTCCAgtaaaagataaatttaaagttgtATCTGATTTAccttttaaaagaaataaatatgcAGGTTGGGGTAAAGTGGAAggtaaaaattaatcatttggGATTTTGTAGAAGAATATAGAAAAGACTTTGAAGATGTAGAGAAGAATCAATTTTTGTGATTGTTGGAAAAATCTCAATGAAGTAAAATTTGGTGCTTAccatcttaattttataaatcactTTTTATAGGTTTTACCACAATTAAGTCTTGAGAAGGAATactcattttcttattattgtttggattagttatttaatttgttctaGTATCCTGATAATGGTATTGGCAATCCATATCCACTTTCAGGATTGTTCAATCAAAGATGCCAAGACTTCTTTAGTACTTCgcaaatatctaaaataacatTAGTAGAAACCTTTTTTCCAACGCTTGAGAAACCAAAGTAATAGGATATTTGGAGATTCTACATGGATGTGATTTCaaagaaaaacaatttagATTTAGTTGAGATTGAATATACTTTAgatgatgatttaattgagtATTTATTAGAGAATGATTATACTGAAAGagatattgttaaattaattagagtaGTACCACCATCTCATATCATCATATAGAATAGTTTAACCCTATAAGCAATTAAAGGAATATATTCAGTTTTATATGAAAGTAACTACTTTTAATATTCACACATTTCGTATGATCATAGAAGAGTCTTAAATAATGGAATTGGTT
This window of the Paramecium tetraurelia macronuclear, complete genome genome carries:
- a CDS encoding Tubulin-tyrosine ligase, whose protein sequence is MQRDLAIFPNTPQLQGLFNPTPIHPMTAFVARSCYKYNQLQRNKQQRIVIQHIPQKLRPNEKRHISLPRALQAIKKQQFESLRRSSHQKDQSYSLVFSEFKQEELILSNIDKFYNMQNKLQTSNDDLVEERKANLKELKRSNSKMKNALENDKTKLILQNILGGMQQKVNEVAHENHMRIMGMQIKKFKLQDQQSIRNKAWSQEKERESSKSFVEKRDFNTRSVQKKRYQSPQTKIKNISQQAMKTNQNFRFSLTDYSSLSREQLFQMKLLSYHYLIFIVASQSNFYVQPSEGVIELKFKVGKGNNSLLIKELFKSRWWWNLNQEAEYKELNFIWTQIKVPQFMNLQEWSKDPSINRLKSLSSTFADLKRQKKQKSPKSNKQIQKFGTFDDPIKKLIVEQDVNELKSMDKSIQSFIKYAEKKELKIIENVNKIHNHIERNYHLGNKKAMFHNMKKYYELTKQELSLHLPMTFHVSGTKDKQYQQFMEYYKQKKGNNIWIVKPGEFTNRGNGIIVCQSLAEIHKIVSKKQVHPNGKPFTYLIQKYIEKPFLYNKRKFDIRCYFLITQLNSIIRAYWYEEGYIRTSSEEFDIKDVSNQYVHLTNDAIQKYSEAYGKYENGNKLSFAEFQRYLDKWHSNDHLNFYKDLYPELKIITLNAIKSVYHKIEPYKRNYNFEIFGLDFMIDEKFQPYLIEINTNPCLELSSPLLGRIIPAMVENAFRLSIDTLIPPPEQSTWPPNKKHLLFYDNMLENNRFQLIFDEREDAQELNVLYSNQLNDDQTDEMDEEEEEYQSDAD